In Anabaena sphaerica FACHB-251, the DNA window CAACAGTCAGATGGCTGATGAAGAAGTATATCTCACAATTGAAAATTTTGAGGAAATTCAATAGATACTAAACAGATGATTTCGGCTCAATCTCTGCGATGGGGTTAAATAAAGTGCAGGTGTGTGTTCTCGTAAAAATTTACTTTCATTCACTAACTTTCGATAAAACCTAAAACCCAATAACAGAAGTTGCCTTGCGGCGTTGTTCTGGGGATACCTCCAGATAACGCTGCAAAGTCCCCAAATCATTATGTCCACTAATTTCTTGAATGTGTCTTAGCGGGATGCCCGCACTAGACATTTGATTCAGTGCAGTTCTGCTCCCATCTGTGGGTACTAACTCCCTCCAACCCAACCAGTTTAGCAGCTTCGCGGAGAATCTTATCAGCTTTATTTCTATACCCCAATCTATACAAAAGGTATAT includes these proteins:
- a CDS encoding integrase, translating into MSSAGIPLRHIQEISGHNDLGTLQRYLEVSPEQRRKATSVIGF